A single region of the Chryseobacterium sp. 6424 genome encodes:
- the ftsH gene encoding ATP-dependent zinc metalloprotease FtsH — MNKNKGFNWFFPILITAILLIFFTNMNSSSSSNTLDEEGFYQLLRQGKVQDVLIYKDTEKADVFLTKTAKTEQANNTQQDSSPFSAFDFAPKPDYTLSFGDLQLFLEQFDQIKKENPAITTKKDYGIGKNPMTELLFTALFWIGIMALFYFVIFRKMMGGGGGGPGGQIFSIGKSRAKLFDEKDKIQITFKDVAGLEGAKEEVQEVVDFLKNSDKYTKLGGKIPKGVLLVGPPGTGKTLLAKAVAGEAKVPFFSLSGSDFVEMFVGVGASRVRDLFAQAKAKSPAIIFIDEIDAIGRARGKGNFTGGNDERENTLNQLLTEMDGFGTDTNVIVMAATNRADILDKALMRAGRFDRSIYVDLPELHERKEIFNVHLAKIKLDDNIDREFLAKQTPGFSGADIANVCNEAALIAARNGHESVTKQDFLDAVDRIIGGLEKRNKAIKPSEKRRVAYHEAGHATISWLVEHAAPLLKVTIVPRGRSLGAAWYLPEERQLTTTEQMYDEICATLGGRAAEQTIFGNISTGALSDLERVTKQALAMVTIYGLNDKLGNISYYDSSGQSEYNFGKPYSDQTAKMIDEEISKIIETQYQRALNILTENRDKLDALANKLLEKEVIFREDLEEVFGQRAWDPELTEHPVSTVIPGNEASETIQAPESDTQL; from the coding sequence ATGAATAAAAACAAAGGATTCAACTGGTTTTTCCCCATTCTTATTACCGCAATCCTGCTGATTTTCTTTACGAATATGAACAGCAGCTCCAGCAGTAATACCCTGGATGAGGAAGGCTTTTACCAACTGCTGAGGCAAGGCAAAGTACAGGATGTACTCATCTATAAAGACACCGAAAAAGCGGATGTATTTTTAACAAAAACCGCTAAGACAGAACAGGCAAATAACACACAACAAGACAGCAGTCCCTTTTCTGCGTTTGATTTTGCGCCAAAACCCGATTACACCTTAAGTTTCGGTGACCTGCAACTATTTTTGGAGCAATTCGACCAAATCAAGAAAGAAAACCCTGCCATTACGACTAAAAAAGATTACGGCATCGGTAAAAACCCAATGACAGAGCTGCTGTTTACTGCACTCTTCTGGATTGGGATCATGGCACTCTTCTATTTCGTCATCTTCCGCAAGATGATGGGCGGCGGTGGCGGTGGCCCCGGCGGACAGATCTTCTCTATCGGGAAATCTCGTGCGAAATTATTTGACGAAAAGGATAAAATACAGATCACATTTAAAGATGTAGCCGGCCTTGAAGGTGCTAAAGAAGAAGTTCAGGAAGTTGTTGATTTCCTTAAAAATTCTGATAAATACACGAAACTGGGTGGTAAGATCCCGAAAGGCGTATTATTAGTAGGCCCTCCCGGGACTGGTAAGACACTTTTGGCTAAAGCCGTTGCTGGTGAGGCTAAAGTGCCGTTTTTCTCACTTTCAGGATCAGATTTTGTGGAAATGTTCGTGGGAGTAGGTGCATCACGTGTACGTGATTTATTCGCTCAGGCAAAAGCAAAATCACCCGCGATCATATTCATTGATGAAATAGATGCGATAGGACGTGCTAGGGGGAAAGGAAACTTTACCGGTGGTAACGATGAAAGAGAAAACACCCTGAACCAGCTACTGACGGAAATGGACGGTTTCGGTACCGATACTAACGTGATTGTAATGGCTGCTACCAACCGTGCGGATATCCTCGATAAAGCGTTGATGCGTGCCGGACGTTTCGACCGTTCCATCTACGTTGACCTGCCTGAACTGCACGAGCGTAAAGAAATCTTTAACGTTCACTTAGCTAAGATTAAACTGGATGATAATATCGACCGCGAGTTTCTGGCTAAACAAACCCCAGGTTTCAGCGGTGCGGATATTGCCAACGTTTGTAATGAAGCAGCCCTTATCGCTGCCCGAAACGGCCACGAATCTGTTACCAAGCAAGACTTCCTGGATGCGGTTGACCGTATCATCGGTGGTCTTGAAAAAAGGAATAAAGCCATCAAACCATCTGAAAAGCGCCGTGTAGCCTACCACGAAGCCGGACATGCCACTATTTCTTGGCTGGTAGAACACGCGGCTCCATTGCTGAAAGTGACTATCGTACCGCGTGGCCGTTCATTAGGTGCAGCCTGGTATTTGCCAGAAGAAAGACAGCTTACGACTACAGAACAGATGTATGACGAGATCTGTGCAACACTTGGTGGTAGAGCTGCGGAGCAGACTATTTTCGGAAATATCTCAACCGGCGCGCTTTCTGACCTGGAAAGAGTAACTAAACAAGCCCTGGCCATGGTAACCATCTACGGATTGAATGATAAACTTGGGAATATCTCTTACTACGACAGCTCTGGCCAATCGGAATATAATTTCGGTAAACCATATTCTGATCAGACTGCGAAAATGATTGATGAAGAAATTTCTAAAATCATTGAAACACAATACCAGCGTGCTTTAAACATCTTAACCGAAAACCGCGATAAACTGGATGCTTTGGCCAATAAATTATTGGAAAAAGAAGTCATCTTCCGCGAGGATCTTGAAGAGGTATTTGGGCAACGTGCCTGGGATCCGGAACTTACAGAACATCCTGTATCCACCGTAATTCCAGGTAATGAAGCTTCCGAGACTATTCAGGCTCCGGAATCAGACACTCAATTATAA
- a CDS encoding LUD domain-containing protein, which produces MSLFKKIVGKIFNQPEVEDARDVIKLGDQLKNADLDYKFAQLFTHSGGIFNYCADEAEALQTLNQILKIEGIKSVFCWDEDLKNFLDVVNVPYTTQLELFNDCAFITCEYLIAYDGRIMLSHHNILHYHSSRLPSKIIIMANVSQIVTNLNDAMSKIKRNGNIRNLTSISGSNSKLDTPNKDNTKLFLLLLED; this is translated from the coding sequence TTGAGTTTATTCAAAAAAATTGTCGGGAAAATTTTCAATCAGCCAGAAGTAGAAGATGCGCGGGATGTGATAAAACTCGGGGACCAGCTGAAAAACGCTGATCTGGATTATAAGTTTGCACAACTGTTCACCCATTCGGGTGGTATTTTCAACTATTGTGCGGATGAGGCCGAAGCGCTGCAAACCCTTAATCAGATCCTTAAGATTGAAGGGATAAAATCTGTATTCTGCTGGGATGAAGACCTGAAGAATTTTCTTGATGTGGTGAATGTTCCTTACACTACCCAACTTGAGCTTTTTAATGATTGTGCGTTTATTACCTGCGAATATCTTATCGCTTATGATGGCCGCATCATGCTGTCCCATCATAATATCCTGCACTACCACTCCTCGAGACTGCCCTCAAAAATCATCATCATGGCTAATGTTTCGCAGATTGTCACCAATCTGAACGATGCCATGAGCAAGATAAAACGCAACGGAAATATCCGCAATCTGACATCCATCAGCGGCAGCAATTCAAAGCTTGACACCCCCAACAAAGACAATACAAAACTTTTCTTACTTTTGCTCGAAGATTAA
- a CDS encoding phosphatidate cytidylyltransferase codes for MDKNLLQRLFGGALYGLLVLLCTTPLGAAMVNQLSPGLVRQESLYYGMITLFLFIGAWECMKMMKFDPKSWEKWLLVPIIGFVFYRFSKRYFEHGFYFDFNLSEILALSLIVIAVVTLFKFSKELYYDNGKLIFTVIYTALPFSFALGLPKFSPFDNTFTLEVFFLFVLIWSSDSFAYFTGKFFGKHKMAPKISPKKTWEGFAGGVVLTLVLGYFIEIYQPDLRGNWVVMGFLVAVFAPLGDLVESQLKRTFGVKDSGNVIPGHGGILDRLDSFIICVPVVYLYFILEKFI; via the coding sequence TTGGATAAAAATTTGCTTCAGCGGCTGTTTGGCGGCGCACTTTATGGTTTGCTGGTCCTTCTTTGTACAACCCCGCTGGGCGCTGCAATGGTAAATCAATTGTCGCCCGGGCTTGTAAGACAAGAGAGTCTGTATTATGGCATGATTACGCTTTTTCTGTTTATTGGTGCGTGGGAATGTATGAAGATGATGAAATTCGATCCTAAAAGTTGGGAGAAATGGCTATTGGTACCCATCATCGGTTTTGTTTTCTACCGTTTTTCAAAAAGATATTTCGAGCACGGTTTTTACTTTGATTTCAACCTGTCAGAAATCTTGGCCCTGTCGCTTATCGTAATTGCGGTGGTGACGCTTTTTAAGTTTTCAAAAGAACTTTACTATGATAACGGTAAACTGATCTTTACTGTTATTTATACAGCTTTGCCCTTCAGCTTTGCGCTCGGTTTGCCCAAATTTTCACCGTTCGACAACACCTTTACGCTTGAAGTATTCTTTCTTTTTGTATTGATTTGGAGTAGTGATTCCTTTGCCTATTTTACCGGAAAATTCTTCGGGAAACATAAGATGGCACCAAAAATCTCACCTAAAAAGACTTGGGAAGGGTTTGCGGGCGGTGTCGTGTTGACGCTGGTGCTCGGTTATTTCATCGAGATTTATCAGCCAGACCTTCGTGGTAACTGGGTGGTAATGGGCTTTCTGGTTGCGGTTTTCGCTCCGTTGGGAGACCTTGTAGAAAGCCAGTTGAAACGAACATTCGGGGTAAAAGATTCAGGTAATGTAATCCCGGGCCATGGTGGCATCCTCGACCGGCTGGATAGTTTTATCATCTGCGTACCTGTTGTATATTTGTATTTTATTTTAGAAAAATTTATTTAG
- a CDS encoding phosphatidylserine decarboxylase family protein, whose protein sequence is MKLHKESKGTIIVASIVFAAAAFLSVYYLQQWSLLIIVPLLVIYGLVFWFFRVPNREILDHKENVIAPVDGKVVMIKEVQEDEFIKGKAIQISIFMSPLNVHICRYPVSGKVIYKRYHPGKYLVAWHEKSSTENERTTVAVQSLTNHQVVFRQIAGYVARRIVFYCNEGDQAKAGHEFGFIKFGSRMDIFLPLDTEITCKIGDKTKGGLDVIAKMKE, encoded by the coding sequence ATGAAGTTACATAAAGAATCTAAAGGGACCATAATTGTTGCGAGTATCGTATTTGCTGCAGCAGCCTTTCTGTCCGTATATTACCTTCAGCAGTGGTCTTTGCTGATTATTGTTCCGCTTTTGGTCATTTACGGGCTGGTATTTTGGTTCTTTCGGGTGCCAAACCGCGAAATTCTGGATCATAAAGAGAACGTTATCGCCCCCGTTGACGGCAAGGTGGTGATGATCAAAGAGGTACAGGAAGATGAATTCATTAAAGGAAAAGCCATACAGATTTCCATTTTCATGTCACCACTGAATGTGCATATCTGCCGTTATCCGGTCTCAGGAAAAGTGATTTACAAAAGATACCATCCGGGGAAATATCTGGTGGCGTGGCACGAAAAATCTTCTACCGAAAATGAAAGAACCACGGTAGCCGTACAGAGTCTTACCAATCACCAAGTCGTCTTCCGCCAAATCGCAGGGTATGTAGCACGGCGTATTGTATTTTATTGTAATGAAGGCGATCAGGCAAAAGCAGGCCACGAGTTTGGCTTTATTAAATTCGGCTCACGCATGGATATCTTTCTGCCATTAGATACCGAAATCACTTGTAAGATCGGTGATAAAACCAAGGGCGGACTTGATGTGATTGCCAAAATGAAAGAATAA
- a CDS encoding cation:proton antiporter, translated as MLTILNISHFILPLEDPVLKFLVVLIIILFAPILLNKIKVPHLLGLIIAGAVVGPNGFNILPRDSSIVVTGTTGLLYIMFLAGLEIDLTEFRKNKWKSLGFGAYTFIFPFGLGFLAAYLLGFSTLTGLLFASLFSSHTLISYPIISKMGITRNPAVNITVGGTMITDILALLVLAVVVGMTTGEVNAMFWTKLSVGLVLFAVIVLFVFPIIGRWFFKKINDKISQYIFVLVMIYLAALLAELAGVEAIIGAFLAGLALNKLIPHSSSLMNRIDFVGNAIFIPFFLISVGMLIDVRVFFKDFETIKVALLMLSASIGGKYLAAIITRKTFSFTKAEGGMIFGLSSASAAATLAAVMVGYNIVIGETETGEPIRLLNESVLNGSILLILVSCTISSFVTQKNAEIILNADNENTLAETDPDEEKILLALNYESTVEPLTNLSLLLKSKNNSQNILAINVINHETQDSSEKNAEKILENSVKIGASADVQITPLKRFDNDVQNGISNEIKEHKVTDLVIAVDPAKGFSPSFVYNLYNGYLNNYSVNVLVYHAVQPIATIQRHIVVLPENAHLESGFFHSLLKVWNIARNSGSKIEFYGSEKTIKVLENIRKKININASFYIFNHWNEMEKIFGKMKDNDAFILFMAKRDMISYQPQMRQVPNYLNGHFRDRNYLLIFPSKETKHEYERLTRDIGNADDFVEIGNIIGKIFK; from the coding sequence ATGCTCACCATCCTTAATATCTCTCATTTCATACTACCGCTTGAAGATCCGGTGCTTAAATTTCTGGTCGTACTCATTATTATATTGTTCGCACCCATCTTACTGAATAAAATCAAAGTCCCACACCTGCTAGGATTAATTATCGCCGGTGCGGTGGTGGGGCCCAATGGTTTCAATATCCTCCCACGCGACAGCAGTATCGTGGTTACCGGCACTACAGGTCTGCTCTATATCATGTTCCTGGCGGGGTTGGAAATCGACCTTACCGAGTTTAGAAAGAACAAATGGAAAAGCCTGGGTTTTGGCGCCTATACTTTTATCTTCCCGTTCGGTTTGGGCTTTCTAGCGGCTTACTTATTAGGTTTCAGTACACTTACGGGCCTGCTATTTGCAAGTTTATTCTCTTCGCATACCCTTATTTCGTATCCTATCATCAGCAAAATGGGCATCACCCGTAATCCGGCAGTGAATATTACGGTAGGCGGCACCATGATTACCGACATTCTGGCGCTTTTGGTTTTGGCTGTGGTAGTGGGCATGACAACGGGTGAAGTAAACGCGATGTTCTGGACGAAGCTGTCCGTAGGGTTGGTACTCTTCGCTGTGATTGTGCTTTTTGTATTCCCTATTATCGGGCGATGGTTTTTCAAAAAAATCAATGATAAAATTTCGCAATACATCTTTGTGCTTGTGATGATATACCTTGCCGCACTGCTTGCTGAACTTGCAGGCGTTGAGGCGATCATCGGGGCGTTTCTGGCAGGTTTAGCGCTTAATAAACTGATACCGCATTCTTCCTCATTAATGAACCGGATAGATTTTGTCGGGAATGCGATCTTCATCCCTTTCTTCCTCATCAGTGTAGGCATGTTGATAGATGTTCGTGTGTTTTTCAAAGATTTTGAAACTATAAAAGTAGCTTTACTGATGCTTTCGGCTTCAATTGGCGGGAAATATCTGGCCGCGATCATTACACGTAAAACCTTTTCGTTCACAAAAGCGGAAGGTGGGATGATTTTCGGTCTCAGTTCCGCCTCCGCAGCCGCCACACTGGCGGCCGTGATGGTAGGTTACAACATTGTCATCGGCGAAACCGAAACAGGCGAACCTATAAGATTACTGAATGAAAGTGTGTTGAACGGCAGTATTTTACTCATCCTTGTCTCATGTACCATTTCTTCTTTCGTTACCCAAAAAAACGCAGAGATAATATTGAATGCCGACAATGAAAACACATTGGCAGAAACCGATCCTGATGAGGAGAAAATCTTGCTCGCGCTGAATTATGAAAGCACCGTGGAGCCGCTTACAAATCTTTCTCTACTACTGAAATCTAAAAACAATAGCCAAAACATCCTCGCGATCAATGTCATTAATCATGAAACACAGGATTCCTCGGAAAAAAACGCTGAAAAAATCCTTGAAAATTCGGTGAAGATCGGGGCCTCCGCTGATGTTCAGATAACACCGCTGAAAAGATTCGATAATGATGTGCAGAACGGCATCAGTAATGAAATTAAAGAGCATAAAGTAACCGACCTTGTAATTGCGGTAGATCCTGCCAAAGGCTTTTCACCGAGTTTTGTGTATAACTTATACAACGGCTATCTGAACAATTATTCTGTCAACGTGCTGGTATATCATGCGGTGCAACCCATAGCGACCATCCAGCGACATATTGTGGTGCTGCCTGAAAACGCGCATCTGGAGTCGGGTTTCTTTCATTCTCTACTTAAAGTTTGGAATATCGCACGGAACTCAGGCTCAAAAATTGAGTTCTACGGAAGTGAAAAAACCATAAAAGTCCTAGAAAATATCCGAAAGAAAATTAACATCAACGCTTCTTTCTACATCTTCAATCATTGGAATGAAATGGAGAAAATCTTCGGGAAAATGAAAGATAATGATGCCTTCATCCTCTTCATGGCCAAAAGAGATATGATTTCCTATCAGCCGCAGATGCGACAGGTACCTAATTACCTGAACGGGCACTTCCGCGACCGCAATTACCTGCTTATCTTCCCTTCAAAAGAGACAAAGCATGAGTATGAAAGACTCACCCGCGATATTGGCAATGCCGATGATTTCGTGGAAATCGGCAACATCATCGGGAAAATATTCAAATAA
- a CDS encoding bacteriophage spanin2 family protein, with protein MKTFRALLFTIVIFALSSCHTRVVTPDKPLRNNSLELYQRYTFQLKDARYVKMEVLKVDEQNVYGKDRKRQSIILKREEIREAKKIDVFSSVAIGLAAVAAVIFVPI; from the coding sequence ATGAAAACCTTCCGCGCTTTGCTGTTTACCATCGTCATATTTGCCTTATCTTCCTGCCATACCCGCGTAGTGACACCGGATAAGCCGCTCAGAAATAATTCTTTGGAGTTGTACCAACGTTACACCTTCCAGCTAAAGGACGCACGTTACGTAAAAATGGAAGTCCTGAAAGTAGATGAGCAAAATGTGTATGGGAAAGACCGTAAAAGACAATCCATTATCCTGAAAAGGGAGGAGATCCGCGAGGCTAAGAAAATAGATGTGTTTTCTTCAGTAGCGATAGGTTTGGCCGCGGTGGCTGCTGTAATTTTCGTTCCGATCTAA
- a CDS encoding NAD(P)/FAD-dependent oxidoreductase, whose amino-acid sequence MQKQKIVIIGGGAAGFFCAANLDAEKYYVTILEQNSDVLQKVKISGGGRCNVTHACFDPRELVGFYPRGHKELLSVFHKFQPGDTMEWFETRNVPLKIEGDHRIFPESNSSQTIINTLLEAVKAKNFEIRTQSVVSAIEKIENQYQIKTNSGAFMADYVIYATGSSPKSLKLIQSLGHKIVPAVPSLFTFNIKNDTLKDLMGTSFAHAEVSIPQLKMDESGPMLITHWGLSGPAILKISAWKARELADLKYQFQIVVNFLGIDLEDAVQTFKNYRQQNPKKTIGASKIFDVTTRFWHRILWLSKVNLDKNISTLTSKEIESIIRNLCQNEMSVTGKSTYKDEFVTAGGVDLKEINFKNMTSRVLPNFYIAGEVIDIDAVTGGFNFQACWSEAWLIAKDLNARY is encoded by the coding sequence ATGCAAAAACAAAAAATAGTCATCATCGGTGGCGGCGCGGCCGGATTTTTCTGTGCAGCCAATCTGGACGCCGAAAAATACTACGTAACCATCCTCGAACAGAATTCCGATGTGCTGCAAAAAGTAAAGATATCGGGTGGTGGCAGATGTAACGTGACGCATGCCTGTTTCGACCCGCGCGAACTCGTCGGTTTCTATCCGCGGGGTCACAAAGAACTGCTGAGCGTCTTCCACAAATTTCAGCCCGGCGATACGATGGAGTGGTTCGAAACGCGCAATGTTCCACTAAAAATAGAAGGCGACCACCGCATTTTCCCCGAAAGCAATTCATCGCAAACCATCATCAATACACTTTTGGAGGCTGTAAAGGCAAAGAATTTTGAAATAAGAACCCAGAGTGTCGTTTCCGCAATTGAAAAAATTGAGAATCAATATCAGATTAAAACCAACAGCGGAGCCTTCATGGCCGATTACGTCATTTACGCCACCGGAAGTTCACCGAAATCTTTAAAGCTGATTCAGAGTCTGGGTCACAAAATTGTACCTGCCGTGCCTTCGCTGTTTACATTTAACATTAAGAACGATACGCTGAAAGATTTGATGGGAACCAGTTTCGCCCATGCAGAAGTTTCGATTCCGCAACTGAAAATGGATGAATCCGGTCCGATGCTCATCACACATTGGGGACTTTCAGGTCCGGCAATCCTTAAAATTTCAGCCTGGAAAGCCCGCGAACTGGCCGATTTGAAATACCAGTTTCAGATTGTAGTTAATTTTCTGGGCATTGACCTTGAAGATGCTGTACAAACTTTTAAAAATTACCGTCAGCAAAATCCAAAGAAAACCATCGGTGCATCGAAAATATTTGATGTTACGACAAGATTCTGGCACAGGATTCTTTGGCTCTCAAAGGTGAATTTAGACAAAAACATTTCGACGCTGACTTCTAAGGAAATTGAGAGTATCATCAGAAACCTTTGTCAAAATGAGATGTCAGTCACCGGAAAATCTACCTACAAAGATGAATTTGTAACCGCCGGCGGCGTAGATTTAAAGGAAATTAATTTCAAAAATATGACTTCGAGAGTCTTGCCTAATTTTTATATCGCTGGCGAAGTTATTGATATTGATGCGGTTACAGGTGGTTTTAACTTTCAAGCGTGCTGGAGTGAAGCCTGGCTGATTGCCAAGGACCTGAATGCAAGATACTGA
- a CDS encoding acyl-CoA thioesterase — protein MSVFHYKFDVRWSDIDANKHLANSSYVAYCAQTRMAFMNKYHMGLKELSRWGIGPVILHERYSFFKEIYADQTVFVTAEISGMSEDASIYQFIHKFYLPDGTHCATAEATGVWIDMMLRKTTTPPDDILEVLNEFKSENTKVLTREDLRELPFKPENVEAFHKQGAFAWRKNADENNSPETSK, from the coding sequence ATGTCTGTATTTCACTATAAATTCGATGTGCGCTGGAGCGATATCGATGCGAATAAACACCTTGCCAACTCGTCTTATGTGGCCTACTGTGCGCAGACGCGAATGGCCTTTATGAACAAATATCACATGGGCCTGAAGGAGCTGAGCCGCTGGGGAATAGGGCCGGTGATTTTGCATGAACGCTACTCTTTTTTCAAGGAAATCTATGCGGACCAGACGGTTTTTGTGACGGCTGAGATCTCTGGAATGAGCGAAGATGCGAGCATTTATCAGTTTATCCATAAGTTTTATCTGCCAGACGGGACGCATTGCGCTACGGCGGAGGCCACGGGCGTTTGGATCGATATGATGCTGAGGAAAACCACGACACCACCGGATGACATCCTGGAAGTGCTGAACGAATTCAAGAGCGAAAATACAAAGGTTCTGACGCGTGAGGATCTGCGTGAGCTGCCTTTCAAGCCCGAGAATGTGGAAGCTTTCCACAAGCAGGGAGCGTTTGCGTGGCGAAAGAATGCGGACGAAAATAATTCCCCGGAAACTTCAAAATAG
- the thiL gene encoding thiamine-phosphate kinase: protein MLEDKNPQLTPISTYGEFGLIKHLTESFSFENSSTEVSIGDDAAVIDPQNQKVVITTDVLAEGVHFNLGYVPLKHLGYKAVVVNLSDLAAMNATPTQILVSLAVSNRFPVEALEEIYAGIALACKRYKVDLVGGDTTSSTSGLVMSITAIGLETSENLVKRNGAKPNDLLVVTGDLGGAYLGLQILEREHSVYLANPNMQPEMEGYDYILERQLKPEARTDIKKTLKELGVQPTSMIDISDGLSSEILHLSDQSKVGFRLYEEKIPMDSLTISTAEELNLNPVMCALNGGEDFELLFTIAPEDFEKIRNHPDFSIIGHAVDLEQGNYLVARGSNELIALNAQGWDAFLNKAAHI, encoded by the coding sequence ATGCTCGAAGATAAAAATCCTCAACTTACACCGATTTCGACTTACGGTGAATTTGGCTTAATTAAACATCTAACCGAAAGTTTTAGTTTCGAAAATTCATCTACGGAAGTTTCTATTGGCGACGACGCGGCAGTGATCGATCCGCAAAACCAAAAAGTGGTGATTACGACCGATGTTTTGGCTGAAGGCGTGCATTTTAATCTAGGTTACGTTCCGCTGAAACATCTTGGTTACAAGGCTGTAGTAGTGAATCTGAGCGATTTGGCTGCGATGAATGCGACTCCGACTCAAATCCTGGTTTCGCTGGCGGTTTCGAACCGTTTTCCGGTGGAAGCGCTGGAGGAAATCTACGCGGGAATCGCGCTGGCCTGCAAGCGCTACAAAGTGGATCTGGTGGGTGGCGACACTACGAGTTCAACATCCGGCCTGGTGATGAGCATCACGGCGATCGGGCTTGAAACTTCGGAGAACCTGGTGAAAAGGAACGGCGCGAAACCTAACGACCTGCTGGTGGTGACCGGTGACCTCGGCGGTGCGTATCTTGGCCTGCAGATTCTCGAAAGAGAGCATTCAGTTTATCTCGCAAATCCAAATATGCAGCCTGAAATGGAAGGTTACGACTATATTCTGGAGCGTCAGTTGAAGCCGGAAGCACGTACGGACATTAAAAAAACCTTAAAAGAACTGGGCGTACAGCCTACATCAATGATCGATATTTCGGATGGTTTGTCATCTGAAATACTGCATCTTTCCGATCAGAGTAAAGTTGGTTTCAGACTTTACGAGGAAAAAATCCCGATGGATTCGCTTACGATTTCTACGGCCGAAGAACTAAACCTGAATCCGGTGATGTGCGCGCTGAATGGCGGCGAAGATTTCGAATTGTTGTTTACCATCGCACCTGAAGATTTTGAAAAGATCAGAAATCATCCGGATTTCAGTATTATCGGTCACGCGGTAGATTTGGAGCAGGGAAACTATCTGGTAGCGCGAGGCAGCAATGAATTAATTGCACTTAATGCGCAGGGTTGGGATGCTTTTCTGAATAAAGCTGCTCACATTTAA
- the rpmA gene encoding 50S ribosomal protein L27: protein MAHKKGVGSSKNGRESHSKRLGVKIFGGQEAIAGNIIVRQRGTQHHPGENVGMGKDHTLHALVDGKVVFRKKANNRSFVSIEPNA from the coding sequence ATGGCACACAAAAAAGGAGTTGGTAGTTCCAAAAACGGTAGAGAATCACATTCCAAGAGACTTGGCGTGAAGATTTTCGGAGGTCAGGAGGCTATTGCCGGCAACATCATCGTGAGACAGAGAGGTACGCAGCACCACCCGGGTGAAAACGTGGGTATGGGCAAAGACCACACACTTCACGCTTTAGTAGACGGTAAAGTAGTTTTCAGAAAGAAAGCAAACAACAGATCTTTCGTATCTATTGAACCAAACGCGTAA